A window of the Hordeum vulgare subsp. vulgare chromosome 5H, MorexV3_pseudomolecules_assembly, whole genome shotgun sequence genome harbors these coding sequences:
- the LOC123397016 gene encoding probable sodium/metabolite cotransporter BASS5, chloroplastic has translation MPPAAAAVVRRAHFAGSCPSPGRRLGRRVDRVSLALPAASPPRVSWEQGSGAPIRERVCAKAGGSFEQDRIGADAASPSPSPQGVEEGSVDFLKILKSANSLIPHVVLGSTVLALLYPPSFTWFTTRYYAPALGFLMFAVGVNSSVKDFIEAIKRPDAIAAGYIGQFIAKPFFGFLFGTLAVTTFNLPTPVGAGIMLVSCVSGAQLSNYATFLTDPHMAPLSIVMTSLSTATAVFVTPTLSYLLIGKKLPVDVVGMMSSIVQIVVAPIAAGLLLNRFLPRLCSAIQPFLPPLSVFVTALCVGSPLAINIKAVLSPYGLSIVFLLFAFHTTSFVAGYHLAGTWFRKSSDVKALQRTISFETGMQSSLLALALANRFFPDPLVGVPPAVSVVLMSLMGFGLVMLWSKKTQVMASLRLVAALAPPPPPSSRREPRKPPPAAAHLARGVALAAAAATVAAAAASPPALAALAEPANALSLPTWAVHVSSVAEWVTAMALVWDYGERTGLKGWKGLSWGMVPLLGGAMCACTWHFFYNSESLEVLVAIQGALTVIGNITMCIAAYRIYKGSQESTNSNSP, from the exons atgcctcccgccgccgccgccgtcgtgagGCGGGCCCACTTCGCCGGTTCTTGCCCGTCGCCCGGCCGGCGCCTCGGCAGGAGGGTGGATCGCGTCTCGCTGGCTCTCCCCGCGGCCTCACCGCCGCGCGTTTCATGGG AGCAGGGATCCGGGGCGCCCATCAGGGAACGGGTCTGCGCCAAGGCCGGCGGCTCGTTCGAGCAAGATCGCATTGGGGCGGACGCCGCgtcgccttctccttctcctcag GGTGTGGAGGAGGGCAGCGTTGATTTCCTCAAGATTCTCAAGAGTGCCAACTCCCTTATTCCCCATGTGGTGCTGGGGAGCACCGTTCTTGCCCTGCTGTACCCACCTTCGTTTACATGGTTCACAACCAG ATACTATGCACCGGCATTGGGGTTCTTGATGTTTGCTGTGGGTGTCAATTCAAGCGTTAAGGACTTCATTGAGGCAATAAAAAGGCCAGATGCCATCGCTGCTGGCTATATTGGACAGTTTATTGCCAAGCCTTTCTTTGGATTCCTCTTTGGCACTCTTGCAGTTACGACTTTCAACCTTCCTACTCCTGTAG GTGCTGGTATCATGTTGGTTTCATGTGTGAGCGGAGCACAACTGTCAAACTATGCAACTTTCCTGACAGATCCACATATGGCTCCCCTCAGCATTGTTATGACATCGCTGTCGACAGCTACTGCAGTTTTTGTTACCCCAACTTTATCTTACTTGCTTATCGGCAAGAAATTACCTGTTGACGTTGTAGGAATGATGTCCAGCATTGTCCAAATAGTGGTTGCTCCAATTGCAGCTGGATTGCTTCTTAATAG ATTTCTCCCAAGACTCTGTTCGGCTATTCAGCCGTTTCTCCCTCCACTATCGGTGTTTGTGACTGCTTTATGCGTTGGCTCACCATTGGCTATAAATATCAAGGCTGTTTTGTCGCCATATGGACTATCCATTGTGTTTCTGCTTTTTGCATTCCATACAACATCTTTTGTAGCTGGATATCATCTTGCTGGTACTTGGTTCCGCAAGTCATCTGATGTCAAGGCCCTACAGAGAACGATATCTTTTGAGACAG GGATGCAAAGCAGTCTTCTTGCTCTTGCTTTAGCAAACAGGTTCTTCCCAGACCCTCTTGTGGGAGTGCCTCCAGCAGTATCA GTTGTGCTGATGTCCCTAATGGGGTTTGGTCTTGTCATGCTATGGTCCAAGAAAACACAAGT AATGGCGTCCCTCCGGCTCGTGGCAGCGCTGGCGCCCCCACCCCCGCCCTCGTCTCGGCGGGAGCCGCGGAAGCCTCCGCCGGCGGCGGCCCACCTGGCGAGGGGCGTCGCCCTCGCGGCGGCGGCCGCCACGGTGGCCGCGGCCGCGGCGTCGCCGCCGGCGCTCGCCGCGCTGGCCGAGCCGGCGAACGCGCTGTCGCTGCCCACCTGGGCCGTCCACGTCTCCAGCGTCGCCGAGTG GGTGACGGCGATGGCGCTGGTGTGGGACTACGGGGAGCGCACGGGGCTCAAGGGCTGGAAGGGCCTCTCATGGGGGATG GTTCCTCTTCTCGGCGGAGCGATGTGCGCGTGCACCTGGCATTTCTTCTACAACTCGGAGTCTCTCGAG GTGCTTGTGGCGATTCAAGGCGCTCTAACGGTGATCGGTAACATAACGATGTGCATAGCTGCGTACCGCATCTACAAAGGGTCGCAAGAAAGCACAAACAGCAACAGTCCATAG
- the LOC123399988 gene encoding DEAD-box ATP-dependent RNA helicase 7, protein MPSIAAVPEPMAVDDSASKKAKRKQLKAEAAAAEAAAAAAAASGKKEKKDKKDKKRKIKEPASSDEEGQSSTSSESEPAPAAKKAKKEKKDKKAKAEEPANDDGELTASGEEEEPADPNALANFRISEPLKDKLKSKGINALFPIQATTFGLVLDGKDLVGRARTGQGKTLAFVLPILESLVNGPHKATRRTDYGRPPSVLVLLPTRELANQVHADFEFYGGTFGLSTCCAYGGSPYRPQENALRNGVDIVVGTPGRVKDLIQKNKLNLWCLKFRVLDEADEMLNMGFKDDVELILGKVEDVTKVQTLLFSATLPDWVKKLSMSFLKADRKTVDLVGNEKMKASASVRHLALPCNKAARSQIIPDIIKCYSHGGRTIIFTETKESASELSSLIPGSRALHGDIAQAQREVVIAGFRSGKFLVLVATNVAARGLDINDVQLIIQCEPPRDVEAYIHRSGRTGRAGNTGIAVMLFDPRYKFGVSRIERESGVKFEHISAPQPTDVAQSAGNEAAEAISSVSDSVIPVFRQQAEELLSSSSMSAVDLLAKALAKAVGYTDIKKRSLLSSMENHTTLHLQTGRSMYTPSFVISTLKRFMPEDRLSSVHGITLTSDGTSAVFDVPSAEVQDYIQGAENAAGLTIDEVKQLPALQEREQSKGNFGGSRFGRGGGGRRFGGGGGGRFGGGRGRGGGGGRFNRR, encoded by the exons ATGCCTTCCATCGCCGCCGTCCCTGAGCCCATGGCCGTCGACGACTCCGCCTCCAAGAAGGCCAAGCGCAAGCAGCTCAAGGccgaggccgccgccgccgaggcagccgccgccgccgccgccgcctccggcaagaaggagaagaaggacaagaaagacAAGAAGCGGAAGATCAAGGAGCCGGCCTCCTCCGACGAGGAGGGCCAGAGCAGCACCAGCTCCGAGTCGGAGCCGGCGCCCGCCGCCAAGAAggccaagaaggagaagaaggacaagaaggccaaggccgaGGAGCCGGCCAACGACGATGGGGAGCTCACCGccagcggcgaggaggaggagcccgCCGACCCCAACGCGCTCGCCAACTTCCGGATTTCCGAGCCGCTCAAGGACAAGCTCAAGTCCAAGGGCATCAACGCGCTCTTCCCCATCCAGGCCACCACCTTCGGCCTCGTCCTCGACGGCAAGGACCTTGTCGGCCGGGCGCGCACCGGACAG GGGAAAACGCTTGCTTTTGTTCTACCCATATTGGAATCATTGGTTAATGGGCCACACAAGGCAACCAGAAGGACTGATTACGGCAGGCCTCCGAGCGTTTTGGTTCTGCTGCCAACCAGAGAGCTAGCCAATCAG GTGCATGCTGACTTCGAGTTCTATGGTGGAACATTTGGGCTCTCTACATGCTGTGCTTATGGAGGTTCCCCCTATCGccctcaagagaatgcattgagaAACGGGGTTGACATTGTTGTTGGGACTCCTGGCCGTGTCAAG GATCTTATTCAAAAGAACAAACTCAACTTGTGGTGCTTGAAATTCCGTGTCCTTGATGAGGCTGATGAAATGCTTAACATGGGGTTTAAGGACGATGTTGAGCTTATTCTTG GCAAGGTTGAAGATGTTACTAAAGTACAGACGCTTCTGTTCAGTGCTACTCTACCTGATTGGGTAAAGAAG CTCTCAATGAGCTTCCTGAAAGCCGACAGGAAAACAGTTGATCTTGTTGGCAATGAGAAAATGAAAGCTAGTGCATCTGTTAGGCATCTTGCTCTTCCTTGCAACAAGGCCGCAAGGTCACAGATTATTCCAGACATCATAAAATGCTACAGCCA TGGAGGACGTACCATTATTTTCACCGAGACaaaagaatctgcatctgagctcTCTAGTTTGATTCCTGGATCCCGTGCCCTGCATGGAGATATCGCACAAGCTCAACGTGAA GTCGTCATTGCTGGATTTAGGAGCGGGAAGTTCCTTGTTTTGGTTGCTACAAATGTGGCAGCAAGAGGCCTTGACATTAATGATGTGCAGCTTATCATTCAG TGTGAACCTCCACGTGATGTTGAAGCCTACATACATCGGTCAGGTCGGACAGGGAGGGCTGGCAATACTGGCATTGCAGTCATGCTTTTTGATCCCAGATATAAATTCGGTGTGAGCAGAATAGAGAGGGAGTCTGGGGTGAAGTTTGAACATATATCTGCACCGCAGCCTACTGATGTGGCACAATCTGCTGGCAATGAAGCAGCAGAGGCCATTTCAAGTGTTTCTGACAG TGTTATTCCTGTTTTTCGGCAACAAGCAGAGGAACTGCTAAGCTCCTCCAGCATGTCTGCAGTCGATCTACTAGCCAAAGCACTGGCAAAGGCAGTT GGCTACACTGACATAAAGAAGagatctttgctttcatctatggAGAACCATACTACGTTACACCTTCAAACTGGCAGATCGATGTATACACCATC GTTCGTCATTAGTACATTGAAAAGGTTCATGCCAGAAGATAGGCTTTCAAGCGTACATGGTATAACCCTCACTTCTGACGGGACAAGCGCTGTATTTGATGTTCCTTCAGCAGAGGTTCAAGATTACATTCAAG GCGCGGAGAACGCAGCCGGGTTGACAATTGATGAAGTGAAGCAACTGCCAGCCTTGCAAGAGAGGGAGCAGTCCAAGGGTAACTTTGGTGGGTCGAGGTTTGGCCGTGGAGGTGGTGGAAGGAGATTCGGCGGGGGCGGAGGCGGGCGATTTGGTGGTGGAAGAGgcaggggaggcggtggtgggaggTTTAACAGGAGGTGA